Proteins encoded together in one Thermococcus barophilus MP window:
- a CDS encoding ABC transporter permease has translation MADLKKFLIRRVLTFIPTIVGVTIIVFLIAYVIPADPAKAWAGGEKASPEAVERIKERYHLNEPWYDQYWFLIKGLATNTLIDPRTSNPVFDDIKDRFPVTFQLAIIAFTFTILIGIPLGLISALKRNTWIDTLVRIFALIGVSTPVFWLGYLLLFVFFVKFRITNLAGVPPAPPVQITHIPIIDSLLTGNFTLFKQHLARFWLPGFVLGFMGTGVLARFVRNSFLEALSGDYIQFLKAKGVPKLRMYRHALKNALVPIVTVLGLQFGGLLAGTPITETVFALPGMGRYAILSIQNLDFPAVVAITFIYAIIYVTANLVVDILYAVIDPRVRY, from the coding sequence ATGGCTGATCTCAAGAAGTTCTTAATCAGAAGGGTTCTAACATTCATTCCGACAATAGTTGGGGTCACAATAATTGTATTTTTAATAGCATATGTAATTCCAGCAGATCCCGCTAAAGCTTGGGCTGGAGGTGAAAAAGCATCTCCAGAGGCTGTTGAAAGAATCAAGGAAAGATATCACTTAAATGAGCCGTGGTATGATCAGTACTGGTTTTTGATAAAAGGTTTGGCAACAAACACTCTGATTGATCCAAGAACTTCAAATCCCGTGTTTGATGATATTAAAGACCGTTTTCCCGTGACATTTCAGCTGGCTATAATTGCGTTCACATTCACGATATTAATTGGAATTCCTCTTGGTTTGATATCTGCATTGAAGCGTAACACATGGATAGATACACTTGTTAGGATTTTTGCCCTCATTGGAGTTTCGACACCAGTTTTCTGGTTGGGCTATCTACTTCTGTTTGTGTTCTTTGTGAAGTTTAGGATAACGAATTTGGCTGGAGTTCCCCCAGCGCCGCCAGTTCAAATTACTCACATACCCATAATTGATTCCCTCCTTACTGGAAACTTCACACTTTTCAAGCAGCATTTGGCAAGATTTTGGCTTCCAGGGTTTGTGCTTGGATTTATGGGTACGGGTGTGCTGGCAAGATTTGTCAGGAACTCCTTCCTTGAAGCCCTTAGCGGTGATTACATTCAATTCCTAAAAGCTAAGGGGGTTCCAAAGCTTAGAATGTACAGACATGCCCTCAAGAACGCCTTAGTTCCAATCGTTACAGTTCTTGGTCTTCAGTTTGGAGGCCTGCTGGCTGGAACACCGATCACAGAGACTGTCTTTGCCCTACCAGGAATGGGTAGATATGCTATACTCTCAATTCAGAACCTTGACTTTCCAGCGGTTGTAGCAATAACTTTCATCTACGCAATAATTTACGTTACCGCAAATTTGGTGGTTGATATACTCTATGCAGTAATCGATCCAAGGGTTAGATACTGA
- a CDS encoding ABC transporter permease codes for MQEEYKKSILDKLADKIVYGLGSFISLFKKGWKEKNKSKMEEWRLMLYALNRSPPALIGLFLVILFILVGIFGPRLAHWRYNFFPMLYTKSYDKIVLAPPGSKFVLDYYNNTVITFPLGSDHYGRDLLSLILSGARTSFVISIIVISLGVPLGIILGLIAGYYGGKVDELIMRITDMFLAFPALILAIALSAVLPERIQNFISTHEAVQKFVLWLFALDVREAGNLGRLLAVILAMIIVWWPAYARITRGSTLTEKEKLYIEAARAIGLPARTIMFKHILPNIIGPILVYITLDFGGVILMEAGLSFLGLGATPPIADWGRIVYDGAQYFPKAWWLVFYPGLVVMLVALGWNLLGDGLRDILDPKTRRSIEFKVKKSKKEGEANA; via the coding sequence ATGCAAGAGGAATACAAAAAGAGCATTTTGGATAAGCTTGCAGACAAAATTGTTTATGGACTGGGCTCGTTCATAAGCTTATTCAAAAAGGGCTGGAAAGAAAAGAACAAATCAAAGATGGAAGAATGGCGCTTGATGCTTTATGCTCTTAACAGATCCCCACCTGCCCTGATTGGACTGTTCCTTGTGATCCTGTTCATCTTAGTGGGAATCTTTGGACCAAGGTTAGCACACTGGAGGTACAACTTCTTCCCGATGCTCTATACAAAGAGCTATGATAAAATCGTCTTAGCGCCACCAGGAAGCAAATTTGTCCTTGACTACTACAATAATACTGTAATAACTTTTCCCCTCGGCTCAGACCACTACGGTAGAGATCTGCTGAGTTTAATCCTGAGCGGTGCCAGGACAAGCTTTGTAATCTCAATAATAGTCATATCCCTTGGGGTACCTCTTGGGATAATCCTTGGCCTCATAGCAGGTTATTACGGGGGAAAAGTTGACGAGCTAATAATGCGTATAACAGATATGTTTCTTGCATTTCCAGCATTGATCTTGGCAATTGCACTGTCTGCAGTGCTCCCTGAAAGAATCCAGAATTTTATTTCCACACATGAGGCTGTGCAGAAATTTGTGTTGTGGTTATTTGCCTTAGATGTTAGAGAAGCTGGAAACCTCGGAAGACTTTTGGCAGTCATATTGGCGATGATTATAGTCTGGTGGCCAGCTTATGCGAGAATAACAAGAGGTTCAACTCTAACAGAAAAGGAGAAGCTGTACATAGAAGCAGCAAGAGCTATAGGACTGCCAGCGAGAACGATAATGTTCAAACACATACTGCCAAACATAATTGGGCCCATACTGGTGTACATAACACTTGACTTTGGTGGAGTAATCCTTATGGAAGCAGGATTGAGCTTTCTTGGATTAGGTGCAACTCCCCCAATAGCCGACTGGGGTAGAATAGTTTATGATGGAGCTCAGTACTTCCCGAAGGCATGGTGGCTGGTGTTCTATCCAGGATTGGTTGTCATGCTTGTGGCATTGGGCTGGAACCTGCTGGGTGACGGTCTCAGAGACATACTTGATCCAAAGACAAGAAGGAGCATTGAGTTCAAAGTAAAGAAGAGCAAGAAGGAGGGTGAGGCAAATGCCTGA
- a CDS encoding ABC transporter ATP-binding protein has product MPEPILQVRNLTVHFYTYAGIVKAIERVSFDVYRGETFALVGETGCGKSVTSRALTQLIESPGRIVEGEVLYHKEDGTVVDLLKLNEEQIREIRGNEIAYIFQDPHASLDPLYTVGYQIAEAMEVHGKVESIKEGIKKAVDILRSVLIPDPENRVKNYPHELSGGMKQRVVIGIGIANNPKILIADEPTTALDVTVQAQILDLINQLKEKYKATVILITHNLGVVAETADRVAVMYAGKIVEIGSVEQIFKNPLHPYTKGLLKAVPNPMTKIERLEAIPGTVPNLITPPSGCRFHPRCPFATEVCKRKVPELKEMEDGHFVACHLY; this is encoded by the coding sequence ATGCCTGAGCCAATTTTGCAAGTTAGAAACCTAACCGTTCACTTTTACACTTACGCTGGAATAGTTAAGGCAATAGAAAGAGTTTCATTTGATGTGTACAGGGGTGAAACTTTCGCATTGGTTGGAGAAACAGGCTGTGGAAAGAGCGTAACCTCAAGGGCATTAACTCAGCTGATTGAGAGTCCAGGAAGGATCGTTGAGGGTGAGGTACTGTATCATAAGGAAGATGGTACAGTCGTTGATCTCCTCAAACTTAATGAAGAACAGATCAGGGAAATTAGAGGGAATGAAATAGCTTACATCTTTCAAGACCCCCATGCTTCACTTGATCCCCTTTACACAGTGGGCTACCAAATAGCCGAGGCAATGGAAGTTCATGGAAAGGTTGAGAGCATAAAAGAGGGAATTAAAAAAGCTGTTGACATTTTAAGATCCGTCCTTATTCCCGATCCAGAAAATAGGGTCAAAAATTATCCTCATGAGCTGAGCGGTGGAATGAAGCAGAGAGTGGTTATTGGAATTGGAATCGCAAACAATCCAAAGATTCTAATTGCCGATGAGCCCACAACGGCTTTGGATGTTACAGTCCAAGCCCAGATCCTTGACTTGATTAACCAGCTTAAGGAAAAGTACAAAGCAACGGTCATTTTGATCACGCACAATTTAGGTGTTGTTGCTGAAACTGCCGACAGAGTAGCTGTGATGTACGCCGGAAAGATAGTTGAGATTGGCTCAGTGGAGCAGATCTTCAAGAATCCTTTACATCCATACACCAAGGGTCTTCTCAAGGCTGTGCCAAATCCAATGACAAAGATTGAGCGCTTAGAGGCTATTCCCGGAACAGTGCCGAATCTGATAACACCGCCAAGCGGCTGCAGATTCCATCCGAGATGTCCATTTGCAACAGAGGTGTGCAAGCGTAAAGTGCCTGAGCTGAAAGAAATGGAAGATGGACATTTTGTAGCATGTCACCTTTACTGA